The Lentzea guizhouensis genome contains a region encoding:
- a CDS encoding FAD-dependent oxidoreductase — translation MTTAGRVARPSILTVDDDPAVSRAVARDLRRKYGEHYRVVRAESGAQALEALHEIKLRGEEVAALLADYRMPQMSGIEFLEQAMDVFPQARRVLLTAYADTDAAIQAINVVDLDHYLLKPWDPPEQNLYPVLDEQLRAWAVSDRQPPQRVRVVGHRWSPRSYEVRDFLARNSVPFRWHALDEQEARCLLTAAHQDGTTLPVVVTASGTALVDPSDAELATEVGLSTQPSAEFYDLIVVGGGPAGLGAAVYGGSEGLRTVLVERIATGGQAGTSSRIENYLGFPDGVSGGQLTERARRQAVKFGVELLTTRDVVALERRGAARVVRFGDGTELAAHTVILATGVSYRLLDAPGLGALTGRGVYYGASTTEGPNCAGQDVYLVGGANSAGQAAVYFSAHARKVVLLVRGDSLEQSMSRYLVDQLDAIPNVEVRAHTEVCGGSGEDHLETLTLLHNKTGETTTVPASWLFAFIGAAPRTDWLDGTLERDDHGFLLAGPDLGGSPPGWDLERAPYHLETNLPGVFVAGDVRAESVKRVASAVGEGAMAVTLVHRYLARS, via the coding sequence ATGACGACTGCCGGTCGCGTCGCGCGGCCTTCGATCCTCACGGTGGACGACGACCCTGCCGTGTCCCGGGCGGTGGCGCGCGACCTGCGGCGGAAGTACGGGGAGCACTACCGGGTCGTGCGGGCGGAGTCGGGGGCGCAGGCGTTGGAGGCCCTGCACGAGATCAAGCTGCGCGGTGAGGAGGTCGCGGCCCTGCTCGCGGACTACCGGATGCCGCAGATGAGCGGGATCGAGTTCCTCGAACAGGCCATGGACGTGTTCCCGCAGGCGCGCCGGGTGCTGCTCACCGCGTACGCCGACACCGACGCCGCGATCCAGGCGATCAACGTCGTGGACCTCGACCACTACCTGCTCAAGCCGTGGGACCCGCCGGAGCAGAACCTCTACCCGGTGCTCGACGAGCAGCTGCGGGCGTGGGCGGTGAGCGACCGGCAGCCGCCGCAGCGGGTGCGGGTGGTCGGGCACCGGTGGTCGCCGCGGTCTTATGAGGTGCGTGACTTCCTGGCGCGCAACAGTGTTCCGTTCCGCTGGCACGCGCTGGACGAGCAGGAGGCGCGCTGCCTGCTCACCGCGGCGCACCAGGACGGCACGACGCTGCCGGTCGTGGTCACGGCGTCCGGCACGGCGCTGGTCGACCCGTCGGACGCGGAGCTCGCCACCGAGGTCGGCCTGAGCACGCAGCCGTCGGCCGAGTTCTACGACCTGATCGTCGTGGGCGGCGGGCCCGCGGGGCTCGGTGCGGCGGTGTACGGCGGGTCGGAGGGGCTGCGGACCGTCCTGGTCGAACGGATCGCGACGGGTGGCCAGGCCGGGACGAGCAGCCGCATCGAGAACTACCTGGGCTTTCCCGACGGCGTGTCCGGCGGGCAGCTCACCGAGCGGGCCCGCCGGCAGGCGGTCAAGTTCGGGGTCGAGCTGCTCACCACGCGGGACGTCGTCGCCCTGGAACGCCGGGGAGCCGCGCGCGTCGTGCGGTTCGGTGACGGCACCGAGCTCGCCGCCCACACCGTCATCCTCGCCACCGGGGTGTCGTACCGGTTGCTCGACGCGCCCGGACTCGGCGCGCTGACCGGGCGGGGCGTGTACTACGGCGCCTCGACCACCGAGGGCCCGAACTGCGCCGGTCAGGACGTCTACCTGGTCGGTGGCGCGAACTCCGCGGGCCAGGCGGCCGTCTACTTCTCCGCGCACGCGCGCAAGGTGGTGCTGCTGGTGCGGGGCGACTCGCTGGAGCAGTCGATGTCGCGGTACCTGGTCGACCAGCTCGACGCCATCCCGAACGTCGAGGTGCGCGCCCACACCGAGGTCTGCGGCGGCAGCGGTGAGGACCACCTCGAGACGCTCACGTTGCTGCACAACAAGACCGGCGAGACGACGACCGTGCCAGCCAGCTGGCTGTTCGCGTTCATCGGCGCCGCCCCGCGCACGGACTGGCTGGACGGCACGCTGGAGCGCGACGACCACGGCTTCCTGCTCGCGGGCCCCGACCTCGGCGGCTCACCTCCCGGCTGGGACCTCGAACGGGCGCCGTACCACCTGGAGACGAACCTGCCCGGCGTGTTCGTCGCGGGCGACGTCCGGGCGGAGTCGGTCAAGCGCGTCGCGTCCGCGGTCGGTGAGGGCGCCATGGCCGTCACGCTGGTCCACCGCTACCTGGCGAGGTCCTGA
- a CDS encoding DNA alkylation repair protein, giving the protein MPFADELIGAQTVRDLIAALRTASPKARLRRLRAAEDELAPLPLRERSDLLRDALLEDLPGDYASFATTVRVAAAGAPSFTGWLIWPVTSAVATKAIDGGGTEAFDDALALLAELTPRLTSEFALRALLTHDLQRALGIILTWTGSDDEHVRRLASEGTRPLLPWAVRVPGILADPKTTLPILDALHRDESEYVRRSVANHLNDISRRDPDLVVTTAAAWSADPGAGTARLVRHALRTLVKQGHPGALELLGFTSARLEVTGPLLAADTVAIGDTLAFTGSVRNLDDRPARLVIDYVVHHRKANGTLTGKTFKLTTQTLAPGEACELRREHSFRVLTTRRYHAGQHAVELQVNGVRSGRAEFTLVAGA; this is encoded by the coding sequence ATGCCCTTTGCCGATGAGCTGATCGGCGCCCAGACCGTGCGCGACCTGATCGCCGCGCTGCGGACCGCGTCGCCGAAGGCGCGCCTGCGCCGCCTGCGCGCGGCCGAGGACGAGCTGGCGCCACTGCCGCTCCGGGAACGCAGCGACCTCCTGCGCGACGCGCTGCTCGAGGACCTGCCGGGCGACTACGCCTCGTTCGCCACGACCGTGCGCGTCGCGGCCGCCGGGGCGCCGTCGTTCACCGGCTGGCTGATCTGGCCGGTCACCAGCGCCGTGGCCACCAAGGCGATCGACGGCGGCGGCACCGAGGCGTTCGACGACGCCCTCGCCCTGCTGGCGGAGCTGACCCCGCGGCTGACGTCCGAGTTCGCGCTGCGTGCCCTGCTCACCCACGACCTCCAGCGCGCGCTCGGCATCATCCTCACCTGGACCGGGTCGGACGACGAACACGTGCGCCGGTTGGCGTCGGAGGGCACGCGCCCGCTGCTGCCCTGGGCGGTCCGCGTTCCCGGCATCCTCGCCGATCCGAAGACCACGCTGCCGATCCTCGACGCGCTGCACCGCGACGAGAGCGAGTACGTGCGGCGCTCGGTCGCCAACCACCTCAACGACATCAGCCGCCGCGACCCGGACCTGGTCGTCACCACCGCTGCCGCGTGGTCGGCCGACCCCGGGGCCGGCACCGCGCGCCTCGTCCGCCACGCGCTGCGCACGCTCGTCAAACAAGGCCATCCCGGCGCGCTGGAGCTGCTCGGGTTCACCTCCGCCAGGCTGGAGGTGACCGGCCCGCTGCTCGCCGCCGACACCGTGGCGATCGGCGACACGCTGGCGTTCACGGGCTCGGTGCGCAACCTCGACGACCGGCCCGCGCGCCTGGTGATCGACTACGTGGTCCACCACCGCAAGGCCAACGGCACGCTCACCGGCAAGACCTTCAAGCTGACCACGCAGACCCTGGCCCCCGGCGAGGCCTGCGAGCTGCGCCGTGAGCACTCGTTCCGGGTCCTGACCACCCGCCGCTACCACGCCGGGCAGCACGCGGTCGAACTGCAGGTCAACGGCGTGCGGTCGGGCCGTGCCGAGTTCACCCTCGTGGCCGGGGCCTGA
- a CDS encoding ATP-binding protein, whose translation MERLTAAELRELFLFEKLDDEQLGWLASHGHVETREAGTAVLAEGEPATCFFVLLRGTVALCRTIGGQRIEVSRSDLRGSYFGATQAYLELDQPTYQMTVESITATSMLQFDADEFGPMVRTWFPMAMHLLEGLFWGMRNTQATVGQHERLTALGALSAGLTHELNNPAAAAVRATAALRERVAGMRHKLALLAQGALDPAELPALVKLQEKAVERVAKAPKLSPLEASDAEDEVADWLEEQGVSGGWDVAPVLVAGGLDVEWLETSLRPCPAAITGSAVHWLRYTVETEMLVNEIEDATTRVSTLVGAAKQYSQMDRAPYQVVDVHELLDSTLVMFGGKFADVRVVKDYDRTLPRISAYAGELNQVWTNVIDNALGAMGGAGTLTVRTFRQDRHLVVEIGDTGPGIPAEVKGRIFEPFFTTKPVGEGTGLGLEISWRIVVNKHRGDIRVESVPGDTRFQVLLPVEAAGQ comes from the coding sequence ATGGAGAGGCTCACTGCGGCGGAGCTGCGCGAGCTGTTCCTGTTCGAGAAGCTCGACGACGAACAGCTCGGCTGGCTGGCCTCGCACGGCCACGTCGAGACCCGCGAGGCGGGCACCGCGGTGCTCGCCGAGGGCGAGCCGGCGACGTGCTTCTTCGTGCTGTTGCGGGGAACGGTCGCCCTGTGCCGCACCATCGGCGGCCAGCGCATCGAGGTGAGCCGCAGCGACCTGCGCGGCTCGTACTTCGGTGCCACCCAGGCCTACCTGGAGCTCGACCAGCCGACCTACCAGATGACCGTCGAGTCGATCACCGCCACGTCGATGCTGCAGTTCGACGCCGACGAGTTCGGGCCGATGGTGCGCACGTGGTTCCCGATGGCGATGCACCTGCTGGAGGGCCTGTTCTGGGGTATGCGCAACACCCAGGCCACGGTGGGCCAGCACGAGCGGCTGACCGCGCTCGGTGCCCTGTCCGCGGGCCTCACGCACGAGCTCAACAACCCGGCCGCCGCGGCCGTCCGGGCGACCGCCGCGCTGCGTGAACGGGTCGCGGGCATGCGGCACAAGCTGGCACTGCTGGCGCAGGGGGCGCTCGACCCGGCGGAGCTGCCGGCACTGGTCAAGCTCCAGGAGAAGGCGGTCGAGCGGGTCGCCAAGGCACCGAAGCTCAGTCCGCTGGAGGCGAGCGACGCCGAGGACGAGGTCGCCGACTGGCTGGAGGAGCAGGGCGTCAGCGGCGGCTGGGACGTCGCGCCCGTCCTGGTCGCGGGTGGGCTGGACGTCGAGTGGCTGGAGACCTCGCTGCGGCCGTGCCCCGCGGCCATCACGGGGTCCGCCGTGCACTGGCTGCGGTACACGGTCGAGACCGAGATGCTCGTGAACGAGATCGAGGACGCCACCACGCGCGTGTCCACCCTGGTCGGGGCCGCCAAGCAGTACTCGCAGATGGACCGCGCGCCGTACCAGGTGGTCGACGTGCACGAGCTGCTCGACTCGACGCTGGTCATGTTCGGCGGGAAGTTCGCGGACGTCCGGGTCGTCAAGGACTACGACCGGACGCTCCCCCGGATCTCCGCGTACGCCGGCGAGCTCAACCAGGTGTGGACGAACGTGATCGACAACGCCCTGGGCGCGATGGGCGGTGCGGGAACGCTGACCGTGCGGACGTTCCGGCAGGACCGGCACCTCGTGGTGGAGATCGGCGACACCGGGCCCGGCATCCCGGCGGAGGTGAAGGGCCGGATCTTCGAACCGTTCTTCACCACCAAGCCGGTCGGCGAGGGCACAGGGCTCGGGCTGGAGATCTCCTGGCGGATCGTGGTGAACAAGCACCGCGGTGACATCCGGGTGGAGTCGGTGCCGGGCGACACGCGGTTCCAGGTCCTGCTGCCGGTGGAGGCGGCTGGACAGTGA
- a CDS encoding MEDS domain-containing protein: protein MRRSGVVENVRGFGLHDHVCWRFDDRTQLRDRAAEFLADGLRLGQTVRYIGSGAVDRLREELAGTDVLRAALRDGTAQVTSLDDAYPVGTVIDPAAQVRAYAAATEQAVADGFTGLRVAADCTALVGSPRERAAFATYEHLVDRYIATHPFSAMCAYDGTLLPDDAIEQVARMHPNTNAEHVRFRLHGTDRAGCAAGLSGELDSASRDEFAWALDLADPRPVADELVVDAAGLTFIDHNSLLRLTDRARRHGATLVLRTGWPGAARLVRALGLPDVRVEKTP from the coding sequence ATGCGACGGTCAGGAGTGGTCGAGAACGTGCGGGGCTTCGGCCTCCACGACCACGTGTGCTGGCGTTTCGACGACCGGACGCAGCTGCGCGACCGCGCGGCGGAGTTCCTCGCCGACGGGCTCCGGCTGGGCCAGACGGTTCGCTACATCGGCTCCGGGGCCGTCGACCGGCTGCGGGAGGAGCTCGCCGGGACCGACGTGCTGCGCGCCGCCCTGCGAGACGGGACCGCGCAGGTCACGTCGCTGGACGACGCCTACCCGGTCGGCACCGTCATCGACCCGGCCGCGCAGGTGCGCGCGTACGCGGCGGCCACCGAGCAGGCCGTGGCGGACGGCTTCACCGGCCTGCGGGTCGCGGCGGACTGCACCGCCCTCGTCGGCAGCCCGCGGGAGCGGGCCGCGTTCGCGACCTACGAGCACCTCGTCGACCGCTACATCGCCACCCACCCGTTCTCGGCGATGTGCGCCTACGACGGCACCCTCCTTCCCGACGACGCGATCGAGCAGGTCGCCCGCATGCACCCGAACACCAATGCCGAGCACGTCAGGTTCCGGCTGCACGGCACCGACCGCGCCGGATGTGCCGCCGGTCTGAGCGGCGAGCTGGACAGCGCCTCCAGGGACGAGTTCGCCTGGGCGCTCGACCTCGCCGACCCCCGGCCGGTGGCCGACGAGCTGGTCGTCGACGCGGCCGGGCTGACGTTCATCGACCACAACAGCCTGCTCCGGCTCACCGACCGGGCTCGTCGCCACGGCGCGACCCTGGTGCTGCGGACGGGGTGGCCCGGCGCCGCCCGGCTCGTCCGAGCGCTCGGCCTGCCGGACGTGCGGGTGGAGAAGACACCGTGA
- a CDS encoding sensor histidine kinase, which translates to MTAPTTAQAAESFVHPAVFYRTDEEYLAALVPFVTDGLEAGQPVAVSVPGRQLALLRGALGDAANDITMMDMTVAGRNPGRIIAGVLRRFADAHPDVHVRIIGEPIWAGRTEVEYPACVVHEALINLAFTGRDVTIACPYDTAALPDEVIADARATHPLLWEPDRRRSSAEYALDAVLARYNLPFNGQESAGEFVATTLDDVSPARRHAAEFAQSQGLDADRVADVELIVTELVTNALMHGGGSCSSRLWRESGHLVCEVRDSGRFEDALAGRRPAEPRQVGGRGLLVVNELADLVRVHTGAQGTTLRAMLRL; encoded by the coding sequence GTGACCGCACCGACAACGGCCCAGGCCGCCGAGAGCTTCGTCCACCCCGCGGTGTTCTACAGAACCGACGAGGAGTACCTCGCCGCACTCGTCCCGTTCGTCACCGACGGCCTCGAGGCGGGCCAGCCGGTGGCCGTGTCGGTACCGGGACGACAGCTCGCGTTGCTGCGCGGTGCGCTCGGCGACGCCGCGAACGACATCACGATGATGGACATGACCGTCGCGGGCCGCAATCCTGGCCGGATCATCGCGGGGGTGCTGCGCCGGTTCGCCGACGCGCACCCCGACGTGCACGTCCGGATCATCGGCGAGCCGATCTGGGCCGGCCGCACCGAGGTCGAGTACCCGGCCTGCGTGGTGCACGAGGCGTTGATCAACCTGGCCTTCACCGGCCGCGACGTCACGATCGCCTGCCCGTACGACACCGCCGCCCTGCCCGACGAGGTCATCGCCGACGCCCGCGCCACCCATCCGCTCCTCTGGGAACCGGACCGGCGCCGCTCCAGTGCCGAGTACGCGCTGGACGCCGTGCTGGCCCGCTACAACCTGCCCTTCAACGGCCAGGAGTCCGCGGGCGAGTTCGTCGCCACCACGCTGGACGACGTCTCCCCCGCGCGGCGGCACGCGGCCGAGTTCGCCCAGAGCCAGGGCCTGGACGCCGACCGCGTGGCCGACGTCGAGCTGATCGTCACCGAGCTCGTCACGAACGCCCTCATGCACGGCGGTGGGAGCTGCAGCTCGCGGCTCTGGCGGGAGTCCGGCCACCTGGTCTGCGAGGTGCGCGACAGCGGCCGCTTCGAGGACGCGCTGGCCGGCCGTCGACCGGCGGAGCCGCGGCAGGTCGGCGGCCGAGGTCTGCTCGTGGTCAACGAGCTGGCCGACCTGGTCCGCGTGCACACCGGCGCGCAGGGCACGACCTTGCGCGCGATGCTGCGCCTCTGA